GATGTACACCTCGGGGTGCCCCCAAAACCAGAACAGGTGTTGGTATAAGATTGGGCCTCCCCCTTCAACTGAGAAGAACGTTGTAGCGAAGTTACGATCAAGTAGTAACATAATCAGGACGCTTCCCAACAGCGGAAATGCAAACAGAATCTGTCCAGACTGAACTAGTACAGTCCACGAGAAAATATCAAGATTCGCCCACGTCACTTCGTCTCCACGTTCGGTGAATATTGTGGTGATGAAATTAATCGCCCCCATGGTAGCGGAAATCCCGGTCAGGTGCAACCCGAGTAGCATCAAATCAACACCCGGATTTGCCTGTTCCACTGACAAGGGTGCATACATTGTCCACGACGTTTGAGCTGCCTCAACAGCCCCTCCCGTCAGTGGGTCTAAGAAGAAGCCTGCCCAAACAAGGATTGCCCCCGGCGGGAGTAGCCAGAACGCAATAGCATTGATACGGGGGAACGCCATGTCATCAGCCCCGATCAGTAGCGGAATCAGATAATTTGAGAACGCAGCTAGAATTGGCGTCCCAAACAGGATGAGCATCGTGATTCCGTGACTCGTGAGAAGGCCATTGTACAATGCACTTCCACCTAGACCAGCAAGTGCATCCATCCCTGGAGTTGAGAGTTCGATTCGCATTATCGTCGCTGCAACTCCTGCCCAGACAAACATCGCTATGGCATAGACGCCATACATAATCCCGATATCCTTGTGATCAACTGTAGTAAGCCATCGGAGAACGCCAGATGGTTTCGCGTTGCTCACCGTCGTTCCCCCTCCAAAGGCTCCTCGTATATCCAGTGACCGAAGTGTTCCTGCCCTGGACAGGTACGTCACCACCACGACAAGAGCGACTCCCATCAGTACTGTCCCAGCCAATTGTTCGCCTGCCATGGATTTCGTTCATACAGGGGGAGGCATATTCCCACGGTTGGTGTAGAACAACTCTATATTTCTCTGTGAATCTAGCCGTTGTAATCGTGCAGTATTTGAACAACAGTACCTGGGTGAAAAGTCGCTTAGTTCCCTTCTGTGCGTTCTACACTGCTTAAATATTGTAAAAAGTTTGCAAACCAACAGAACAATTTAAGATGCCAGATCCCGTGGCATAGTGTATGGAAACAAACGTCGGCTCAATAGATCAGAGCGTACGTACTGCCCTCGGAGCATCTGCAGGTGGTCTCTCTCTAGCTGTCCTCGCTGGACAGGTAGAACTCCCGATGATTGCTGCTCCAGTGCTTGGCGTTATCGCACTCGTCGCACTGTTTACAGCAGCGACCAAGTCCTGTGGTGTTTACTCAGTACTCGGTGTCAGCACCTGTCCGAGAGACGCACGATAGACCGTCAGTGAACTACCCTGCTCACTCACCGCTGACGCGGTTCGCTCCTTGAGGATAGGGCTTCCTGATTCCACGACGCGCTTTGCAGACACGGAGGTGTCCACAGGGAGTGCAGTCCCCATAGGCGTTGATTCGGAGTGTCCCACTCCTACGTCGTTGAGGCCGCTAGAAAGGATGTTCCATGCCGCGTTCGCGTCTCTGTCCGC
This portion of the Halosegnis longus genome encodes:
- a CDS encoding cbb3-type cytochrome c oxidase subunit I; the protein is MAGEQLAGTVLMGVALVVVVTYLSRAGTLRSLDIRGAFGGGTTVSNAKPSGVLRWLTTVDHKDIGIMYGVYAIAMFVWAGVAATIMRIELSTPGMDALAGLGGSALYNGLLTSHGITMLILFGTPILAAFSNYLIPLLIGADDMAFPRINAIAFWLLPPGAILVWAGFFLDPLTGGAVEAAQTSWTMYAPLSVEQANPGVDLMLLGLHLTGISATMGAINFITTIFTERGDEVTWANLDIFSWTVLVQSGQILFAFPLLGSVLIMLLLDRNFATTFFSVEGGGPILYQHLFWFWGHPEVYILILPAMGLVSWIIPKFSGRELFGYKFVIYSTLAIGVLSFGVWAHHMFSSGVDPRIRASFMAITLAIAIPTAVKLFNWIATMWNGRIRLTAPMLFSIGFVANLVIGGITGVFLAAIPVDLILHDTYYVVGHFHYFLMGGTVYAVFAGIYYWYPLVTGKMYQGALAKWHFWLTTIGVNLTFFAMLLLGYLGMPRRYATYEFNSLIAPLAQVTTLHQVATIGAFFIMFAQIIWIWNMVQSYYEGPDVEDGDPWNLKEIDQFSREFQWFEEQFVLTDGGEEEREDSESSTNKNEV
- a CDS encoding YgaP family membrane protein, whose protein sequence is METNVGSIDQSVRTALGASAGGLSLAVLAGQVELPMIAAPVLGVIALVALFTAATKSCGVYSVLGVSTCPRDAR